The Lytechinus pictus isolate F3 Inbred chromosome 10, Lp3.0, whole genome shotgun sequence genome includes a window with the following:
- the LOC129269093 gene encoding uncharacterized protein LOC129269093, translating to MKFCQSRIVYSLFLMSPLILMVNADLFVSTDSATVSEGTQTSFTCFSDELSDENIFSTGGKVVWSRYPRSSSSLQQVAQYTLANNAQVLLTDPQDAERFSIEGGLDSHTQINLNLVIRQTSKSDQGRYSCILYDGSGVLISQSENLPLTVKYPPADYFPLCSASPVDVGTDVNLDCRSENTTPPVSVQWYKDGTKVADGYEVDTRTTSVYRARQEELGSQFHCRLFYDDGAGVRVERSCRFHRPYVAILRKTEEVNTGNIVFHAFAHSSPPFVSDIHCSLETSMGTQQNFELTFPGYGLMTIGPVSPVDNGTDLVCQAANVFGVGITRMPVYSDGNGNGEATLPSVVTNYMPNDGTLTAAIWPKLPLVKQGENITFVCSHSLEIRSMARTRIAITWRYNGIMVDDTTPRFTATENSLRVDQISSTDEGVSVTCLASLAVEDTPVANIPAGESTTQIRFSNVPTKDDCLLDNNGSTALQSQAGSSSIFRSSAFLFGISALAGVGWLLCVIFILMLIARNRKQNRLGSAQPRRMSSQMTYRAGTTTFTNGTHRGSTPSTNQTTRALPDQPSENPIRNGSFGMRSNNLHVEVPMEPSGPELAYQEMVGNTGVTKSRNGESGRAKGSTNVRSKDEKANDMSWQPELVPGPNGGFIPQEMLANDASSGNKSREHDGAEMNYEDLDCMRHHESQHTRRATGNDYQTSISNTPYLRPQEEEDLLPHYANS from the coding sequence ATGAAGTTTTGTCAGTCAAGAATTGTATATTCCCTATTCCTGATGAGCCCTTTGATTCTGATGGTGAATGCCGATTTGTTTGTGAGCACAGACTCTGCTACAGTCAGTGAAGGCACGCAAACATCCTTTACCTGCTTCAGTGATGAGCTATCCGATGAGAACATCTTCAGCACTGGTGGCAAGGTGGTTTGGTCTCGATACCCACGGTCTTCATCGAGTCTTCAGCAGGTCGCACAGTACACCCTGGCCAACAACGCACAGGTCCTGCTAACCGATCCGCAAGATGCTGAGAGATTTTCCATCGAAGGAGGCTTGGATTCTCACACGCAAATAAATCTGAATCTCGTGATTCGACAAACGTCTAAATCAGACCAGGGAAGGTATTCTTGTATCCTCTACGATGGCTCGGGAGTGTTGATATCTCAATCAGAAAACCTGCCGCTTACAGTTAAGTACCCTCCTGCTGATTACTTTCCTTTGTGTTCTGCGTCACCAGTAGATGTAGGAACTGATGTGAACCTTGATTGTCGGTCAGAGAACACAACACCACCTGTTTCTGTGCAGTGGTATAAAGATGGGACTAAGGTTGCTGATGGATACGAGGTTGATACTCGAACAACGTCTGTATACAGGGCACGACAAGAAGAGCTAGGCAGCCAGTTTCACTGTAGATTGTTCTATGATGACGGCGCAGGAGTCCGTGTGGAGCGATCGTGCCGCTTCCACCGACCTTACGTTGCTATCTTGAGAAAAACAGAAGAGGTCAACACTGGGAACATCGTGTTTCATGCTTTCGCTCATTCTAGCCCACCGTTCGTTAGTGACATCCATTGCTCCTTGGAAACATCAATGGGCACTCAACAGAACTTTGAGCTTACGTTTCCTGGATATGGATTGATGACGATAGGACCTGTCTCACCGGTAGATAATGGAACAGACCTTGTTTGTCAGGCAGCAAATGTCTTTGGCGTTGGGATAACACGAATGCCCGTTTACAGTGATGGTAATGGAAATGGTGAAGCAACCCTCCCTTCCGTGGTGACCAATTACATGCCTAATGACGGAACACTTACTGCAGCTATATGGCCTAAACTTCCACTAGTGAAACAAGGTGAAAACATCACGTTCGTTTGTAGTCACAGTCTAGAAATCCGTTCAATGGCCCGAACCAGAATAGCAATTACGTGGCGATACAATGGCATCATGGTGGATGATACTACTCCGAGATTCACAGCGACAGAGAACAGTCTTCGGGTAGATCAAATCAGTAGCACCGATGAGGGTGTCTCTGTGACCTGTTTGGCCAGCTTGGCTGTAGAGGACACACCTGTTGCGAACATCCCTGCTGGTGAATCAACAACCCAAATTCGGTTCAGTAACGTACCGACCAAAGATGACTGTCTTCTGGATAACAACGGAAGCACAGCACTCCAGTCACAAGCTGGCAGCTCTTCAATCTTTAGGAGTTCAGCTTTTCTCTTCGGCATATCTGCACTCGCTGGGGTTGGATGGCTACTCTGTGTCATTTTCATCCTCATGTTAATTGCGAGAAACAGGAAACAAAACAGATTAGGTTCAGCACAACCTCGAAGAATGAGCTCACAAATGACTTATCGTGCAGGAACCACGACATTCACCAACGGGACGCATCGAGGGTCTACGCCATCTACAAACCAAACAACTCGAGCTCTTCCTGATCAACCATCTGAGAACCCGATCAGGAACGGGTCTTTCGGTATGCGCTCGAATAATTTACATGTCGAGGTGCCTATGGAGCCATCGGGACCTGAATTAGCCTACCAAGAAATGGTTGGAAACACAGGCGTGACAAAATCACGGAACGGCGAGTCGGGAAGGGCCAAAGGTTCTACCAACGTTCGGTCGAAAGACGAAAAGGCGAACGATATGTCATGGCAACCAGAACTGGTTCCAGGGCCAAACGGTGGGTTTATTCCGCAAGAGATGTTGGCAAACGACGCATCTTCAGGCAACAAGAGCAGAGAACACGATGGGGCAGAAATGAACTACGAAGACTTGGATTGCATGAGACACCATGAGTCACAGCACACCCGTCGGGCCACAGGGAATGATTACCAAACATCAATTTCAAACACACCTTATTTAAGACCTCAAGAGGAGGAGGATCTTCTTCCGCATTATGCCAATTCCTGA